The genomic stretch AGATTAAAATAATAAGACAATCTGTATAGACAACGGATTTGTTCAGAAACGGAAGCTGGAAGAAGGGCAAAGTTATGGTAACTTCTACCACCCCATGTCGGAGGAGGAGATCCTTTCATCCCGAAAGGGAATGGTTGAATTTGGACCCCGGCTACGTACGAGGGAGGCCCGGAACGACGACCCCGTGAGTCCATCCACGAGAGCCTGTTGAGTCACCACAGAGCTTTCCGCTGGAATCAAAATCAGAATTTGGCAGTAAAACAAGCTTCTGATGACACAGCAAAACCCAACTTccttgggctttttgttttttaagctgtttctgaccaaaaaaaaaaaaaaaaaaaaggtgaagcaATCAGTAATTCATTAGAGGATGGCAAAACATGAGTGAGAAAAAGAGCAAGGACATAAAACTTTATGAGCAGAGGCCTTTTTGCTGACGATAGAGGTAGAGCCGTAAGGTTAAGCACGCTGGTAACAGATAAGAGTGCGCACACAGCCCGAGGTGCGAGGCACGGAGGGCAAGGAGGGGAGCGCCCTGCGGAAACACAAACAGCGGAGCGGATCGAGGGACGgggcggtggggtggggtgttCTGGTTTGGCTTGTTCCGTTCTGTTCCGTGCCCGGGGACGCCTGTGCCCAGCACCGCGACCCCGGGAGCAGCTGCGGGGCGATTCCCGCCTCCCGGAGGGCTGcgggccccgcggggggggcAGGCGGCTCTGGGGCTTGTTCCGCGTCCCGCGGGGGGCTGGCCTGGGGGCCATGAACGCTGCCTCCAGGAGCAAACCTCTGGCTCGGCGGcacacggggcggggggcgagccgctgccgccgggacACCTTCTCCCGGGGCGGTCGcggcgcagcccccgcccgcagccgccgctgccccgggccagggccccgctgcccggcccggccccgcccgtCGGGGCCGCGCTGCTGACTCAGCCGCGGGAGGGCCCGGAgggcgccccggccccgcgggcgtggcgggcgggcgggctgcccgccgccctcCGGGGACATAAAAAGCCGCGGCCGGAGCCCGCCCGCGTCTCTCGGCGCTGCCGGCAGCATGACGGCCATCGGGGCGCAGGTAACGTCGGCGCCGCccgggggaggctgcggggagcggggccgcgcaGCGCTGCCGCTTCGCCCTGTGCCTGGCGCGGCCGGGGTCGCCCCGACCCTCCCCGGAGCCGCGGGGCGCagccggccgggccccccccaccccttcccgCAGCGGCGGCAGCTtcccggccccggggctctccccgccccgccggcggggctgcagccgctccccccgccgcacctggctctgccagcacccGCGGGGGGCCTGGCCTGGCTTTTCCTTAAACGCCGGGCCCTCTCGGAGggtttgggggaggagggggtgtgCGTTGCCTTCAGGCggaggacccccccccccagccccggggaaggCGAGCCGTGCCGCCTCGGCGTGAGGAGCCGGGGCcggactgctgctgctggggcggGCTGGCTGCGGCCcggggggctgtgggagaaGAGGGGCAGTGCCGGTAACTGGGTGCCgcgtccccccccagccccgcttcTGCCGCCTGCCCCGTCCCAGCCGCCGGCCTCCATCCTCCCCGCGGCCGGCGgtttcctccagccctgccagagcTGTGCCGcggcggccgtggggcagggatCCTGCTCAGCCCGGAGCCTTCGTGATCCCGAACCCGGGCCTTAACCTGGGAGCACTGTTCGTGCAGCTGGGGAGCCGGCAGAGCTTCACCCACCCTTCCTTCTCCCGGGTGCAGCCTGTAGCTGCGTTGCCTTCCCCTGCGAGAAGGGGTTTGATGTGCACAAGCAACTCACTTCAAACAATCACTTCAAACGCTGAAATCCCACAGCTTTGTCCCGCTGCTTTCATTTCAGCCTAAAGCCGCCTAAAActcaagtgtttttcttccccccactaTCCTTTAAGGCGCAGAGGCTGCTGGCGCACCGAGGACCGCAGAAATCCTTCTTCGAGACGCTCATCAGGAGCCTGATCATCTTGTGCGTGGCAATAGCGGTGGTCTTGTCGTCCATCGCTGTCTGCGATGGCCGCTGGCTCTTCGCGAGGGGACAGCTCTTTGGGCTGTGGCACTTCTGCACCGTGAGCAACGGCAGCGTCCTGAAGTGCGTCACCGACCTCAGCCTGGCCAGGGTGGAGGGGCTGAGCGTGGGGGTGATCCCCATAAGAAGCATGGTGTCCTTTGCTGTCGTGGTCGCTATATTTGGCCTGGAGCTCCTGATGGTGTCCCAAGTCTGCGAGGATGCCAACGCGAGGCGGAAGTGGTCGATGGGCTCTGTTCTCATCCTCATCTCGTTTTTGCTGTCGGCCACCGGCGTTCTGAGCTTCTCCATCCTCATGAAGGATCACCTCACCCTCATGGGCTTCACGCTGACGTACTGGTGCGAGTTCATCGctgcctttctcttcttccttaaTGGGATCAGTGGACTTCACATCAACAGCCTCACACACCCCAGGAACAGGGAGGGCAAAATCTAGGCGCGAAGGGTGTACCTCTGCCTTTGTGTAATCGGCTTTGCCAATTAGACTGGAAAAAAGGGAGGCTAATGAAGTTTGAAAAGGACACCGTGTCTTAAATTGTGTGCAAGGAGGGGAAGCGTGAGTCAGTCTTAATGCCACCAGGCACACCCACCCACCGGTCAGCGTGGAGGGCTGCGCAACACGAGCAAAGCAGAGACTGAGACCCGCTGCCACTGAAACGCATTTTTCTGGAGGAGTGGTTTAAAGAAAAGGGTGTCCTGCTAAACGTGCGGAGGGGTGTTGCTGGGCTTTCCCCCCGTGCTCTGGAGCCTGTGAAGAGCGTGACACAACTTCGGTGTGTTTCATGGCTTTGCTCTGTCTCAGGGACAGATGATTTGTGCCTGGCCATGCTCACTCACTTGGAGTATTGAAAATCTTTACTGGATCTCGCTCCtccatttctctttgaaaagagAAGGCACGCAGGTCTTGATCTGGTCACCCCTTTTGTTTCCTGCTGGCACGCTCCCTGTACCTGTCCTTTCCTTTGTGAGTTTTTCTGGGACGCCTCTGACAGAGGCACGGGGAGATGTAGCTGTCCTGCGGCCAAGGGCAGGTGTTGGGTGATGCAGGTGTACGGGGAAGGGTTGCGATGCATTCTGTGAGCAGCAGCACACGTTCTGTGCTCGCAGCCTCTCCCTGCTGTCACcgctcctctgctgccctgtaGGACACGTGACAATGTCACCAAAACTGGCTCCCTCACAGCCCTCCTGAAGTTCTCTGTAATGGGGCATTGctcttctggtttcttttttgtccttttgggGCAAGAGGGACAAGCTCTGCAGGGGCTTTAGGTGGGCATTGTGGCTGGGCAGACCGTGCGGAGACCAGGGtgggtgtgttttgtttgtcaGGGTTTCCCGCTGGGCCAATGGGAAATCTCCTCATCCTGTAGCTGCAAGTCTCCTGTAGCATTTTTTCTGGGAGGAGAAAGCTCTAGATCCTCCTGACCAGACCAAATCCTTTACATCCCCTGATTAACAGTGGGACCGGGAGGAGAAGCAGCCCAAGGTTGCCTCAGAAGGGGCTGATGAGGGCAGCTCTAATCTGTCACAGCTGATGGAAAACCAAAGAGACTTGGCCAAATTATATTAAggctcctctttctcctgctgATGCCTGAGTCAAGATACCTGCATTTGCTGCAGCTTTCAAGTTCCCTATGCTGTCTGATGTAAAAGGAGAGAAGACCTCAGCAGGAGACCTCGGAGGTTGGGTTGCCCCACGTGTGTTCTCCCTGCCCAACATACAGCACTCCATTGCCCACAGATAAAAATGTCATTCCTTTTCATACAAAGAGTATTTCAGGGTCtgtgttttaatgtttgttttgtatCAGCTGGTAAAACTGCTTGTATCTCTGTTTTAGGGCAAATGTTTCTACATGTTTCATCTCTGTAGCTTGTCTGATAGCTGTTGAGCaagtttttcatttcctgtgcAGCAAGTTTGACACAATTTTTCACCTGAAACAAAAGCATCATAGCACAAAGGCTGAGAAGGCTGTGTAGGCGAGCCATGAGTAAACAGCTTTGTGTTTGAAAGCCAAGAGTCTTAAGTCCTGCCTGTCTGAGCGTACGTTGACACTTTCTGAATGTGCTCCTGTGGACTCACTTGGCTTCATGAGGACAGTCTCCATTCCTTCTCAGATTTCCATAGCTTGTTAAGATAACGCTCCTAAGCCTATTTTGCAATGTGCGGTTTCAGACCAGGCTTGCTCTGGACAGTGCCAGTTGTGCTTTTGCACATGAATCTGCCCGTCTTTCTGGTGAGAGAACGCACGGAGCTGTGCTACCCAGCAAACTCCTGAAGCTCTTGCAATGTTCAGGGCTCTGTTGGGGTTTATTGACCCTTGATCAAGGACAAGGACTTATGCCCTTAACCTGCCTCTGGAAAACTGCACTGTGACTGTGTCTCTCCTTTGTGAAGGTGCTTTTGATTTGCTGAACTGCTTTGTTGAAGATGTGTTAGTGTTGAAGACGTGTTAGTGGGCTGAACTTGCAGATGCTTGTGCGAACAGTGCTGTTGGCTTTGGCAGAGCTGCTTCCCCAGAGAGAGTCTGCAAGGTTCAGTCCCAAATTGTTGCACTGTGATGTTACCAGGTGGTAGAGTGCCTTAACTGACCAATGAATTGGTTGTGGTACATAGGGGTGCCCATGCCAGGCAGGACAGTTCCCCTACACAAGGTCAGGGGTGTCCATGGCTTGTCTAGAAACATGGGTGTAACTTCAGGGTGCCTTCTTGGTGACATCCAAAACTGGAAATCAATTCTGCATGTACTCCCTTCTGTGGTAGCGGGAggctgtgcccccagccccttccctgggGGAAGGCAGCATAGCCAGACTGAGTCCCAGGCTGGTGCTTCCCACTCGGGTTGGTGGGAGGCAGCGGACAATTGGCCACTGAGTTCACCCAAGAACTGGTGCAATTGTGAATGATTTTTAGGATGCCCTCTGGTACCTGAAGAAGAGGCCTTTTGTTGGGGGTAGGGAACCCTCTGGGGAAAATAGTAACTTTTTTCCAACTGGCTTTGTATAGTACTGCTTGACTTACTAATGCTGGGAGAAGATGTGTGTTGATGGCTAAATACTACAAAACAGGGTTGATTGTCGCTGAGACATCCCTATATACAGCAACCGGTGCAGCAATGGGTAACtgttcattttctgaagcaataaatgtttttgaaataagATAACTGTAATTGTCTTTTTATATTTGGATACTAGGGTGCAGATTTAATGGGATGAGCGGCGTTTATGTAACCTCCCAGGCGCCAATTCTGCGTGTTTACCCAGCTAGACCAATGAAGAAACCATTGCTTGGCGCTTTGCCGAGCTCCAACCAAGGAAGCCGAGGCTGTGTAGCTGCTGCACactcccctctcctttcccctccgACGTATCCACACCAACCCAAGCAGCCAGCACTGCTTTCTTGTCTTGCAAAACAAGAGGGGCAGTCAGCTGTGCTGCTTCATGGGAATTAGAGATAACCTTGTAGGCTCTTAATGATTTCCTGCTGCTCCATGGGCTCTGTTTACCAGCTAAAGAGCTCTTTCCTGTGTCCTTCACCTCCCTTTTCCCACACCGCACCCTGTGTCTGAAGCATCCTTGCTCTTTTCCCCAGCTTTGCTTATTTGGCCTGCAGAAGTGATATCTGAGCACAAATGTATTTACACAGTTTTTTCCCCAACCTCACTGTACTAACAGGTGTAGTTAAATGTCAGGAAAACAGATTTCCAGCTTCACCACTGAATTAGTTTATGTAATCTCAAGTAAGTTAATTAGCACCTGATGTTCTCTTTCTGGTGGGAGAGGCCATTGGCCTGTCTCAGATGGTTTAATATCTCTTAAAATCAGGATAATGAACATCACCTCTTGTTAATGAGCTGTTTAGACTTGCTCAGTTACTAATTTTAATTGGAAACTTGTGCAGAAACCATTGCTTGTggataaaaataaggaaatgatGGTACAGGGCATGCTAACTAGGGAGATACCCCAGACTGTTAccagtattttgattttaagtCTGTGGTACCTTCATCAGCTGTGCTTGGAGGGGCACCTGGTTTGGGGGTTGAGCTTTGCTTGCTTCTGTGAGTCGGGGGAAGGTGATTACAGGAAGATGACTGTCCTCAcctgccttctctttccctctgctgGGGCCTGTTTCTTCTAAACCTTCCACCTTGGCTTGTACATGTAAGAAGGGCCTCTCTGAGTGAAAGGAAGGTCTGCCCCGGGGGGTGTCCTGGAAGGGGTGTTGGCTGGATTCCTGGGGCGCCTCACCTTCACTTGGATCCAACCCCTCTGAATTGGTACCACCCCTTCTGAAATAGTTCATCTcagctcccccccacccccgatGCCCAGTGAGGCATTGCACAATGTAATTATTCACTGCACAATACTGCTGTTTGATTCTGACAGTTTTGCTGGGAACTTCCTTGTTGCTGTGTTGGGAGAGAAAATCCATTAATGGCTTCCACTTAAATTCAGCCATAGGTCTtaggctgctggagctgctgcctgcaccgctggctggcagagctgcaacTGGCTTCTCAGGGGACCTGGAGTGAATAGCCAGAGGCTGTCACCAGTATCCCAGAACAACGATAACTACTTGTCTGAAAGATGGTACTCGAGTCCTATCTACTGATAACAAATGCCTGCTTTATACTGAATGCTGAGGAACAAGTCTAGAGAAAGGAAAGTCGGTGAGCTCTGAATACGGAGTTTGTGTTCAGCCTGTGCCAGTTGTTTCAGGCCACTGACGCTGGAGTCTGCGTGCCTTGCACCCATTCATCTCCCATTTTTTGCATTGCTCACTAAGATTTACTTCCCTGTTCCTCTTCATCTGTTTATAAACATGTCTGCGTTCCCGGAGCCAAGTAGCTCATTTCTTCAGTATTCTTCCGTGCAGTTAATCAAGAGAGATCCCCAGCAGGGAAGGGTGCATTTGCATcacctgtgcagaagatggGTGAGGTGAGAACCCATCCCACTATGGtggtgctcagcagcagctttctacATCCAGCTCCCAGCACCGTAATGCCTGGGCTGCCTGCTTCTGGCACCTGCCTGAGTGGGCTTGCTCTTCCCAAAGAGCTGAAGACTCTGCCAGCTGACTTTCGAGGCTTTTTACAGAGCCTCAGCTCTTCATACAAACCAGGCCAGTGCTTGATGCCTAAAGCAAACATGTAATACAGAATCTGGgaatacttcctttttttggttATTTCAAGCAAgtcaaataaaaccaaaatggcCATGGAAAACAATAACTTTTGCTagaacttttctttaaatacaaaaaccagcagtgttttatttcaggGCATGTGGTTCACC from Pelecanus crispus isolate bPelCri1 chromosome 5, bPelCri1.pri, whole genome shotgun sequence encodes the following:
- the TMEM37 gene encoding voltage-dependent calcium channel gamma-like subunit — protein: MTAIGAQAQRLLAHRGPQKSFFETLIRSLIILCVAIAVVLSSIAVCDGRWLFARGQLFGLWHFCTVSNGSVLKCVTDLSLARVEGLSVGVIPIRSMVSFAVVVAIFGLELLMVSQVCEDANARRKWSMGSVLILISFLLSATGVLSFSILMKDHLTLMGFTLTYWCEFIAAFLFFLNGISGLHINSLTHPRNREGKI